Proteins co-encoded in one Bacillus sp. FSL H8-0547 genomic window:
- a CDS encoding DUF4017 family protein: MKLLEVIMPPVAVYLVICLFGLLIPSGSPEGSGYDTVGWTLIVVQVYAVPGFLIALMVSLFANRNKKTAG, encoded by the coding sequence ATGAAATTATTAGAAGTAATCATGCCGCCAGTTGCTGTGTATCTTGTGATTTGTTTGTTTGGACTCCTTATACCCTCTGGAAGTCCGGAGGGTTCTGGATATGACACAGTGGGCTGGACTTTAATTGTTGTCCAGGTTTATGCTGTCCCTGGGTTTCTGATTGCACTGATGGTATCGCTCTTTGCGAACAGAAATAAGAAAACTGCTGGCTAA
- a CDS encoding CbrC family protein, with protein sequence MSHTFVLEIDLSQWHQNQKGTFFSRVSQILPAHDFEYFRKAVTKKKKVYRAEDFEYDRMLLMKAIIELVSAGADYTVYKETQDQKWTISLTDLEKEIKEFKTVRGLPHFIYHPDVYESGSLSFYYDTCEVCSQEGYIFHEGAYGEDDLDVICVHCIASGRAGDEYEVFFNQPYAATFDDDFKVKELHMRTPSIRSWQEISWLEHCHDFCAYKGASNWRTISHLEKELQQDLLLEADKYNFQVDELKNAMNSYMTGHLFACLHCGKHRMTTDMS encoded by the coding sequence ATGTCTCATACATTTGTTTTAGAAATTGATTTATCCCAGTGGCATCAGAATCAAAAGGGGACATTCTTTTCCCGGGTGAGCCAGATCTTGCCTGCCCATGATTTTGAATATTTCAGAAAAGCCGTTACGAAGAAAAAAAAGGTTTACCGCGCGGAAGATTTTGAATATGACAGAATGCTGCTAATGAAAGCAATCATTGAACTGGTAAGTGCCGGTGCTGACTATACGGTTTACAAAGAAACACAAGATCAGAAATGGACTATCAGTCTCACAGACTTGGAAAAAGAAATCAAAGAGTTTAAAACTGTACGCGGGCTCCCTCATTTTATCTATCATCCAGATGTGTATGAAAGCGGATCTTTGTCTTTCTATTATGACACATGCGAAGTATGCAGTCAGGAAGGCTATATCTTTCATGAAGGAGCATATGGAGAAGACGATTTGGACGTGATCTGTGTTCACTGCATTGCATCAGGAAGAGCCGGGGACGAGTATGAAGTTTTCTTTAATCAGCCTTATGCAGCTACATTTGACGATGATTTTAAGGTGAAGGAGCTGCATATGCGGACCCCTTCCATCCGGTCCTGGCAGGAAATCTCCTGGCTTGAACACTGCCATGACTTTTGCGCTTATAAAGGAGCTTCAAACTGGCGTACAATCAGTCACCTGGAGAAGGAACTGCAGCAGGATTTACTGCTGGAAGCAGATAAGTACAATTTTCAAGTGGATGAATTGAAGAACGCGATGAACTCATACATGACCGGCCATCTTTTTGCCTGTCTTCATTGCGGGAAACACAGGATGACGACTGATATGTCATAG
- a CDS encoding phosphotransferase, with amino-acid sequence MSNISNEELLTGGNVSNVYRSGQTVRRECKSNSRKIHSLLRHLEHKGYKYAPKYLGIDEKGREILSFIEGEAGHYPLKKYMWSDAVLQETAQMLRLYHDAVSDFSFDSSWKPLDNTPQPYEVLCHNDFAVYNIIFNNQRPIGIIDFDVAGPGPRIWDIAYTLYTCVPLSRFYLSEKGEKVYYQSSEHASRINRRINLFFDSYGKTFEEDVLDIVLLRIEGLCKTIEREAGEGHPAFQKMIEEGHLEHYQKDLSFISNHRNDWE; translated from the coding sequence TTGTCAAATATTTCAAACGAAGAATTGCTCACTGGCGGAAACGTGTCCAATGTTTACCGCTCAGGACAGACAGTAAGACGGGAATGCAAGTCAAATAGCAGAAAGATTCATTCACTACTAAGGCATCTGGAACACAAAGGATATAAGTATGCTCCCAAATATCTCGGTATCGATGAAAAAGGCAGAGAGATTCTTTCCTTTATTGAAGGTGAAGCCGGACATTATCCGCTGAAAAAGTACATGTGGTCAGATGCGGTTTTGCAAGAAACAGCTCAAATGCTAAGGCTCTATCATGATGCGGTCAGTGATTTTTCATTCGACAGCAGCTGGAAACCGCTTGATAACACTCCTCAGCCATATGAAGTACTTTGTCACAATGATTTTGCGGTATATAACATCATTTTTAATAACCAGCGTCCAATCGGAATCATTGATTTTGATGTCGCTGGACCTGGTCCGCGAATTTGGGACATTGCATACACTCTTTATACATGCGTCCCGCTGAGCAGATTTTATCTCTCAGAAAAAGGGGAGAAGGTATATTATCAATCATCGGAGCATGCAAGCAGGATTAATCGCAGAATAAATTTGTTCTTTGATTCTTACGGAAAGACGTTTGAAGAAGATGTTCTGGATATCGTTCTGCTGCGAATTGAAGGCTTGTGCAAAACGATTGAAAGAGAAGCAGGTGAAGGTCATCCTGCTTTTCAGAAAATGATTGAAGAAGGCCATCTTGAACATTATCAAAAAGATCTTTCATTTATATCAAATCATAGGAATGATTGGGAATAA
- a CDS encoding DNA alkylation repair protein, whose amino-acid sequence MDAKTVMQKLEALGKERTKKMYLSNGAQDPLFGVATGAMKPIAKQIKINQGLAEELYATGNYDAMYFAGIIADPKAMTEDDFERWIDAAYFYMLSDYVVAVTLSESDIAQDVADKWIASGEELKMSAGWSCYCWLLGNRKDHEFSEIKIAAMLDGVKNTIHDSPERAKYAMNQFVYTVGISYVPLSEKAVETAKAIGTVEIRRDTKKSTALNAFENIQKDLDKGRLGFKRKYVRC is encoded by the coding sequence ATGGATGCCAAAACGGTTATGCAGAAGCTTGAAGCGCTCGGCAAGGAACGGACCAAGAAAATGTACCTGTCAAATGGTGCGCAAGATCCTCTTTTTGGTGTGGCAACTGGAGCGATGAAACCAATTGCCAAACAAATTAAAATCAATCAGGGACTGGCAGAAGAGCTGTATGCCACAGGGAATTATGATGCGATGTATTTTGCCGGGATTATTGCAGATCCAAAAGCCATGACGGAGGATGATTTTGAACGCTGGATCGATGCCGCATATTTTTATATGCTGTCGGACTATGTGGTGGCTGTGACTCTATCTGAATCAGATATTGCGCAGGATGTGGCAGATAAGTGGATTGCGAGCGGGGAAGAGCTCAAAATGTCTGCAGGCTGGAGCTGCTACTGCTGGCTGCTTGGAAACCGCAAGGATCATGAATTTTCCGAGATCAAGATTGCTGCGATGCTTGATGGGGTCAAAAATACCATTCATGATTCGCCGGAACGAGCGAAATATGCGATGAATCAATTTGTTTATACGGTCGGGATTTCGTATGTCCCGCTGAGTGAAAAAGCAGTTGAGACTGCTAAGGCAATCGGAACAGTTGAAATAAGGCGGGACACGAAAAAAAGCACTGCTCTGAACGCTTTCGAAAATATTCAAAAGGATCTGGATAAAGGCCGGCTTGGGTTTAAGCGGAAGTATGTGAGGTGTTAG
- a CDS encoding LacI family DNA-binding transcriptional regulator, with protein MSVTINDIAKLAGVAKSTVSRYLNGGHVSEKTKEKIRMVIDATKYEPNSFAQSLKAKKTNFIGVIAPTLDSFVTSTVLMAIDEELKKRDFTTLIISTSKHVDREIESLISLSRQKVDGIILIATGVTEKHIETIHSIRIPVLIVAQEVDEVASIINDDYHAGFMMGQYIGEKGHQSVAYIGVTEKDIAVGQKRKQGVLAGLDDAGVKNTEVFHSEFNFQDAAEVTLKMLESFEPTAIICATDTIAFGAMKALSKLGKNVPNDMSLAGFGGYSISEVIHPALSTIRFNNEETGVMAANTIIQMTEGKEVPQLQISGFTLVEGESVKRIQGC; from the coding sequence ATGAGTGTAACAATTAATGACATTGCCAAGCTGGCCGGAGTTGCAAAGAGTACGGTATCCCGTTATCTCAATGGCGGGCATGTGAGTGAAAAAACGAAAGAAAAAATCCGCATGGTAATTGATGCAACAAAATATGAACCTAATTCATTTGCACAAAGCCTGAAGGCAAAGAAAACAAATTTTATTGGCGTTATCGCACCGACCCTTGATTCCTTTGTCACATCAACTGTTCTGATGGCTATTGATGAAGAACTGAAAAAACGTGATTTTACAACACTGATCATTAGTACAAGCAAGCATGTTGACAGGGAAATCGAGAGTCTGATCAGTCTTTCCAGGCAGAAGGTTGACGGGATCATTTTGATTGCAACAGGAGTTACTGAAAAACATATCGAGACGATTCATTCTATCCGCATTCCCGTGCTGATCGTTGCCCAGGAAGTGGATGAGGTTGCAAGCATCATCAATGATGATTATCACGCAGGGTTTATGATGGGGCAGTATATTGGAGAAAAAGGACATCAATCCGTTGCATATATTGGTGTAACAGAAAAGGATATCGCTGTTGGACAGAAAAGAAAACAGGGTGTCTTAGCGGGGCTTGATGATGCAGGTGTAAAGAACACAGAAGTCTTTCACTCAGAGTTTAATTTTCAGGATGCCGCTGAAGTAACGCTTAAGATGCTTGAAAGCTTTGAACCCACGGCTATTATTTGCGCCACAGACACGATTGCATTTGGGGCGATGAAAGCTTTATCGAAATTGGGAAAAAACGTGCCAAATGATATGTCGCTTGCAGGTTTTGGAGGATATTCCATATCAGAAGTCATTCATCCGGCGCTGTCTACAATCCGGTTTAACAACGAAGAAACCGGCGTAATGGCAGCAAACACAATTATTCAGATGACTGAGGGAAAAGAAGTGCCGCAGCTGCAGATTTCCGGCTTTACTCTTGTAGAAGGTGAGAGTGTTAAAAGAATACAGGGGTGTTAA
- a CDS encoding PTS transporter subunit EIIC, whose translation MAKPSIKSKYLPTVKEIIRLIGGKENIQGAAHCATRLRIVLHDNEKADINEIGKLDHVKGSFMAGDQLQIIIGAGTVNDVYAVFTEEAGVQGMSLGDVKQQTAGKQNAFQRGIKALSDVFVEIIPGLLAAALLMGVTGLLSQKGIFGAQSVVEMYPQIAGFNRFISIMSTGIFTILPLLVVYSATKRFGGNPVLGLVLGAIMLHPDLANAYAVGNGSVKPEIISIFGLKVSLVAFQGGIIIALMMGLVIAKLDQFFSRKVPDIIKLFLAPFLTIVVAGFLLFTVVGPFGRILSEGITNGLMWSVDNLGIFGFMLFAGIQQVIVITGLHHVIGAVEAQLIADTGSNFIMPLMSVALMGQGGAVLGYTLGLWKSDKARQIGVSAFASTLFGISEPALFGVNVRYKFPLIMGCIGGAAGGAYVYLTGIKALGFGATAVPGFAIVAAQGGGHLNYIIANLLALATGAVLTLIYLKVKKPVLD comes from the coding sequence GTGGCTAAACCATCAATCAAGTCTAAATACCTGCCCACCGTTAAGGAGATCATCCGTTTAATCGGCGGAAAAGAAAATATTCAGGGTGCTGCACATTGTGCAACAAGACTGCGTATTGTGCTTCACGATAACGAGAAAGCAGACATAAATGAAATCGGCAAATTGGATCATGTAAAAGGGTCTTTTATGGCCGGAGACCAGCTTCAGATTATTATCGGAGCCGGAACGGTCAATGATGTATACGCTGTCTTTACTGAAGAAGCGGGTGTGCAGGGGATGTCTCTTGGAGATGTGAAACAGCAGACTGCCGGGAAGCAGAATGCGTTTCAACGAGGAATCAAGGCATTATCGGATGTATTTGTAGAAATTATTCCAGGGCTGCTTGCCGCTGCTTTACTGATGGGGGTTACAGGACTGCTGAGCCAAAAAGGAATTTTCGGGGCACAGTCTGTCGTTGAAATGTATCCGCAGATTGCAGGCTTTAACCGCTTCATCTCCATTATGTCAACGGGAATCTTTACAATTCTGCCTTTACTGGTCGTTTACTCGGCTACTAAACGTTTCGGCGGTAATCCTGTACTTGGTTTAGTGCTTGGTGCCATTATGCTTCACCCAGATCTTGCGAATGCCTACGCTGTAGGAAATGGATCTGTTAAACCGGAAATAATCAGCATTTTCGGATTGAAGGTTTCTCTGGTAGCCTTCCAGGGCGGTATTATTATTGCCCTGATGATGGGACTTGTCATTGCGAAGCTTGATCAGTTTTTCAGCAGAAAAGTGCCAGATATTATTAAACTGTTTTTAGCCCCATTTTTGACCATTGTCGTGGCAGGATTCCTTCTGTTCACTGTAGTTGGCCCTTTTGGCAGGATTCTTTCCGAAGGAATAACAAATGGGCTGATGTGGTCGGTTGATAATCTGGGTATCTTTGGATTCATGCTGTTTGCCGGCATCCAGCAGGTGATTGTTATCACAGGTCTGCACCATGTCATCGGAGCTGTTGAAGCGCAGTTGATTGCGGACACAGGCTCTAACTTTATTATGCCGCTTATGTCTGTTGCTCTAATGGGTCAGGGTGGAGCTGTTCTGGGCTACACTCTTGGTCTTTGGAAAAGTGATAAGGCCCGCCAGATCGGTGTCTCTGCCTTTGCTTCTACGCTTTTCGGCATCTCAGAACCAGCTCTGTTCGGAGTGAATGTCAGATATAAATTCCCGCTGATTATGGGCTGTATCGGCGGAGCTGCCGGAGGAGCCTATGTCTACCTGACCGGCATCAAAGCTCTTGGCTTCGGGGCCACGGCCGTACCCGGTTTTGCAATCGTTGCAGCACAGGGCGGAGGTCATTTAAATTACATTATCGCAAACCTTCTGGCTCTTGCCACGGGTGCGGTACTGACACTTATTTATCTTAAAGTGAAAAAACCTGTTTTAGACTAA
- a CDS encoding sucrose-6-phosphate hydrolase, producing MSRYTEPKYRTIFEAKENELGQLKKKSADSGWKPAFHIHPQYGLINDPNGLAYFNGEFHVFYQWYPFGAMHGMKHWAHVKSADLINWERLPVAIVPVEDYESHGAYSGASLEVDGRLYLYYTGNIKYGPEERSANQCLAVMEKDGSIHKYEHNPIIKGVPEGYTGHVRDPKVFKRGNKFYMLLGAQRSDQTGAVIVYDSDNAVDWSFKGELTIEADLPETVYMLECPDYFELDGRDVLIVSPQGLKADGHDYQNLYNVMYMIGHLDLEALTFKVTHYQEVEKGFDFYAPQTFEGKNGERLLLAWAGMGEMDYPSDKELWAHCLTIPRELSIVNGKLIQQPAEEVEQLRRNTVSDCFTLDRDSREIENESVQYELDIEFSEMNGEHIRLELFSSETEGLVLTIDRTSQTVSLNREKFNESFGGDYGFIRSAELGAADVVKARIFADRSIVEIFLNDGETVFTSRVFPDSQSNGIRVFSDGSLTVTYAKHELLRGISI from the coding sequence ATGTCACGCTATACGGAACCAAAGTACAGAACTATTTTTGAAGCAAAGGAAAATGAACTCGGGCAATTAAAAAAGAAATCTGCAGATTCCGGCTGGAAGCCTGCCTTTCATATTCATCCACAGTACGGATTAATTAATGACCCGAACGGCTTAGCTTATTTTAACGGAGAATTTCATGTGTTTTATCAATGGTATCCTTTTGGAGCCATGCATGGGATGAAACATTGGGCACACGTAAAGTCGGCAGACCTGATAAACTGGGAGCGTCTTCCTGTCGCAATTGTTCCGGTTGAGGATTACGAATCACACGGGGCTTATTCAGGTGCATCACTTGAAGTGGATGGCAGGCTTTACTTGTATTACACGGGAAATATTAAGTACGGGCCGGAGGAAAGATCGGCTAATCAGTGCCTTGCTGTCATGGAAAAGGATGGTTCCATTCACAAGTACGAGCACAACCCGATTATTAAAGGAGTACCTGAAGGGTATACGGGGCATGTACGCGATCCTAAAGTATTCAAACGCGGCAATAAATTTTATATGCTTCTTGGCGCCCAAAGATCAGATCAGACGGGAGCCGTTATTGTCTATGATTCGGATAATGCCGTTGACTGGTCCTTTAAAGGGGAGCTTACAATTGAGGCTGATCTGCCTGAAACGGTATATATGCTCGAATGCCCGGATTACTTTGAACTTGACGGCCGCGATGTTCTGATTGTTTCCCCTCAAGGGCTTAAGGCTGACGGTCATGATTACCAAAATCTTTATAATGTGATGTATATGATTGGACATCTTGACCTTGAAGCATTGACGTTTAAGGTCACCCATTATCAGGAAGTCGAAAAGGGCTTTGATTTCTATGCTCCCCAAACGTTTGAGGGCAAAAATGGCGAGCGTCTGCTTCTTGCCTGGGCTGGAATGGGGGAGATGGACTACCCAAGCGACAAAGAATTATGGGCGCATTGTTTGACGATTCCGCGTGAGCTTTCGATTGTGAATGGAAAGTTAATTCAGCAGCCAGCTGAAGAAGTGGAGCAATTGAGAAGAAATACGGTGTCTGATTGTTTCACTTTAGACAGAGACAGCCGGGAAATTGAGAATGAATCAGTTCAATATGAACTCGATATTGAATTCTCTGAAATGAATGGAGAGCATATTCGTTTAGAGCTTTTCTCATCAGAAACAGAAGGATTGGTGCTGACTATTGATAGAACCAGTCAGACGGTAAGCTTAAACCGTGAGAAATTCAACGAATCATTTGGCGGTGATTACGGCTTTATTCGAAGTGCGGAACTGGGCGCAGCTGATGTGGTTAAAGCCCGGATATTTGCGGATCGAAGCATAGTCGAAATTTTTCTTAATGACGGTGAAACTGTGTTCACATCGCGCGTCTTCCCGGACAGTCAATCTAATGGCATCAGAGTGTTCAGTGACGGCAGTCTGACTGTAACCTATGCAAAACATGAGTTGTTACGTGGAATTTCTATTTAG
- a CDS encoding carbohydrate kinase: MGELFSIGEVLIDFIPQQRGASLKEVVTFERAPGGAPANVAAAVAKYGGEASMITQVGADAFGDYLIDELEKAGVKTDKIQRTNKANTGLAFVSLTENGEREFSFYRNPSADLLFSPEDIRDEWFSAGDVLHFCSVDLIESPMKQAHKRAIERMKNHGGLISFDPNVRLPLWDRPEDCRAAILEFLPSSHLVKISDEELEFITGIRDTEEAVQSVFIGDVQAVVYTKGADGADLYIKNGPKWESRSYKVNVQDTTGAGDAFIGGFLYKLLKAGATPDSLETILQQEHFEILQFAHASGALTAAGKGAISALPAKTEIMELIEKNK, translated from the coding sequence ATGGGTGAACTATTTTCGATTGGTGAAGTATTAATTGATTTCATTCCTCAGCAGCGCGGTGCATCGCTGAAAGAAGTGGTTACCTTCGAACGGGCCCCGGGAGGCGCTCCTGCCAACGTGGCAGCTGCAGTTGCAAAATACGGAGGAGAAGCCTCGATGATTACCCAGGTCGGAGCGGATGCTTTTGGCGATTATCTGATCGATGAGCTCGAAAAAGCAGGAGTAAAAACAGATAAAATACAAAGAACAAACAAAGCCAATACGGGACTTGCCTTTGTATCCTTAACTGAAAACGGTGAGCGGGAATTTTCTTTTTACCGGAATCCCTCAGCCGATCTGCTGTTTTCACCAGAAGATATAAGAGATGAGTGGTTTTCGGCAGGTGACGTTCTTCATTTCTGTTCGGTTGATTTGATTGAAAGTCCAATGAAGCAGGCCCATAAGCGGGCTATAGAGCGTATGAAGAACCATGGCGGATTAATCAGTTTTGATCCCAATGTCAGACTGCCCCTCTGGGACCGGCCTGAAGATTGCCGTGCTGCCATTCTGGAATTTCTTCCGTCTTCACACCTTGTGAAAATTTCAGATGAAGAGCTGGAATTTATAACAGGAATCCGCGACACAGAAGAGGCCGTACAATCTGTTTTTATAGGTGATGTACAGGCTGTTGTATACACAAAAGGTGCTGATGGTGCAGACCTTTACATCAAGAATGGCCCTAAATGGGAGTCCCGCTCGTACAAGGTGAACGTTCAGGATACGACAGGTGCCGGAGATGCATTTATCGGCGGTTTCTTATACAAGCTGCTGAAAGCCGGAGCAACTCCGGACAGTCTTGAAACGATCCTGCAGCAAGAACACTTTGAAATTCTTCAGTTTGCCCATGCCAGCGGTGCACTCACGGCTGCAGGCAAGGGGGCAATCTCCGCTCTTCCAGCCAAGACGGAAATCATGGAGCTGATTGAAAAAAATAAATGA
- a CDS encoding phosphatidylserine decarboxylase, whose translation MLTRFYRKVFELNGHPAAAKLLKRFAQSKASKPFTGSFSRLYKLNMQEAGKSLQDYESLHDLFTRELKPDVRPIAEGQDSFVSPSDSVLSVVDHLTPESRFVVKGQEYTVEELLGSKSEAEVYSGGQVLIFYLSPTDYHRVHVPMDAKVEEVYTLGKEAAPVNTIGLKYGLRPLTRNYRLVTKFSVDGAPFAQVMVGALNVNSIERTNHQPNVRRGDAFGYFSFGSTVVICVPKGRLNFTGKTGPVKMGEEIGKWQSAGDVL comes from the coding sequence ATGTTAACCCGATTTTATCGTAAAGTGTTTGAATTAAACGGCCATCCAGCCGCTGCAAAATTACTCAAAAGGTTTGCGCAATCTAAAGCAAGTAAACCTTTCACAGGTTCATTTTCAAGACTGTATAAATTAAATATGCAGGAAGCAGGCAAAAGTCTGCAGGACTACGAATCTCTTCATGATCTTTTCACCCGTGAATTAAAACCCGATGTCCGTCCGATTGCAGAAGGACAGGATTCGTTCGTCAGTCCAAGTGACAGTGTCTTATCGGTTGTTGACCACCTGACGCCTGAAAGCAGGTTCGTTGTGAAGGGACAGGAATATACAGTGGAAGAGCTGCTTGGGTCTAAAAGCGAAGCCGAGGTATATTCAGGCGGACAAGTGCTGATCTTTTATTTAAGTCCCACTGACTACCACCGGGTTCATGTTCCAATGGATGCAAAGGTTGAAGAAGTATATACATTGGGGAAAGAAGCAGCGCCAGTTAATACAATCGGATTAAAATACGGACTCCGCCCTTTGACGAGAAATTACCGTTTAGTGACGAAATTCAGCGTGGACGGAGCTCCATTTGCACAAGTGATGGTCGGTGCTCTGAATGTTAACTCTATTGAAAGAACCAATCATCAGCCCAATGTTCGCCGCGGCGACGCGTTTGGTTACTTTTCATTCGGTTCTACTGTTGTGATCTGTGTTCCAAAAGGACGTTTGAATTTTACCGGAAAGACAGGACCAGTGAAAATGGGTGAGGAAATTGGCAAGTGGCAGTCTGCCGGTGACGTGCTGTAA
- a CDS encoding helix-turn-helix domain-containing protein yields the protein MDLILHPVRMQIIQQLSRNDATVSQLKEWISDIPQATLYRHLNILKENNIIFVKEERKIRGAVERTYAIEKQNPVVSLEELKSMSGEDHLNMFMTFLSNVTGQAKSYLLADPDLSNDPFGYSQVDLYLTKEEVEDLSKSMNELLSRFLSNKPSPENEKVTLIQMLLPEPKTIKGSAD from the coding sequence ATGGATTTAATCCTGCATCCGGTCCGAATGCAAATTATTCAGCAGCTTTCCAGGAATGATGCAACTGTGAGTCAGCTGAAGGAATGGATCTCTGATATTCCCCAGGCGACTCTTTATCGCCATTTAAATATTCTGAAGGAAAATAACATTATTTTTGTAAAAGAAGAACGGAAAATACGAGGTGCCGTTGAGAGGACGTATGCAATTGAAAAGCAGAATCCTGTGGTGTCTTTGGAAGAGTTGAAAAGTATGTCCGGCGAAGACCACCTGAACATGTTTATGACCTTCCTATCCAATGTGACCGGCCAGGCCAAAAGCTATCTGCTAGCCGATCCTGACTTGTCTAATGATCCATTTGGTTACAGTCAAGTAGATCTCTACTTAACTAAAGAGGAAGTTGAGGATTTATCTAAAAGCATGAATGAACTCCTCAGCCGTTTTCTATCCAATAAACCTTCCCCGGAGAACGAGAAGGTTACTCTTATTCAAATGCTTTTACCGGAGCCCAAGACTATCAAAGGAAGTGCTGACTGA